The Buchnera aphidicola (Cavariella theobaldi) DNA window TATAAAAGATATTTTTTGATGATTAATATTAACTTTTTAATAACATCACAATATATAGATTTGAATTATCATTTTCTTCTGTAATTTGTATGGAAGATTGAGATGGATTAATAAATAGTAAAATATTTTCACTTTTAATAACATTTAAGATATCTAATATATAATACACATTAATAGAGAACTCTATTTTAGTTTGAGAATAATTTATATTAAACACATCCTTTGCTGTCTCTTCTTCTTGATTATCCGATGTTATCTTACATTGATTATTACCGATATTAATATCAACACCACAAAATTTTTCATGTGATAAAATAGCTGTACGTGATAATGAGTTTTTTAGTGCAATAGTATTGATTATAACGGGATTATTCATGCTTTGAAATAATACACTATTATAATCTGGATATTTTCCTTCAAGTAATTGCGCTGTAAAGATTAAATTATTTATATTTATTTTAATGTTATTATTACCAATTATAATATGTATTAATTGTGGTGCAATATTCAATAATCGAGATAGTTCCACTATACCTTTTCTAGGAATAATAACTGAAAAATCTATTATATTTTTTTTAATTAAAGTGTGTGACAATGCTAATCGATATCCATCTGTTGCTACAATTTGTAGTAATGCACCTTTTTTTTCTAGCAAAACTCCATTAAGATAATAACGAATATCTTGTTTACCCATAGAAAATTCAGTTTTGTCAATCATATCTTTAAAAATATGAGAATTGATAAAAAATTCTGAAATACAATTAAATTGTTTTTTTTGAGGAAAATTATCAGGAGATAAAGTTGTTAAAATATAATGACTATTATCAGATTTAACATGTATTTTGCTCTTAATTAATTGTATATTAATGACCGAATTTTTTGGTATATGACGGCAAATATTCAATAGTTTACGACCAGATACAGTAATTTTTCCTGGTTGATATTCTGTATTTATTGTGATATTTGAAATTAATTCCAGTTCAAGATTACTAGCTGTTAATGATAGTGTCCCGTCTTCAATATTAAATAATATATT harbors:
- the dnaN gene encoding DNA polymerase III subunit beta, which translates into the protein MKFNIHNKILIEHLHKIYRLLTKNISLPILENILFNIEDGTLSLTASNLELELISNITINTEYQPGKITVSGRKLLNICRHIPKNSVINIQLIKSKIHVKSDNSHYILTTLSPDNFPQKKQFNCISEFFINSHIFKDMIDKTEFSMGKQDIRYYLNGVLLEKKGALLQIVATDGYRLALSHTLIKKNIIDFSVIIPRKGIVELSRLLNIAPQLIHIIIGNNNIKININNLIFTAQLLEGKYPDYNSVLFQSMNNPVIINTIALKNSLSRTAILSHEKFCGVDINIGNNQCKITSDNQEEETAKDVFNINYSQTKIEFSINVYYILDILNVIKSENILLFINPSQSSIQITEENDNSNLYIVMLLKS